The Candidatus Binatia bacterium genome includes the window GCTTCTCGCCCGCTTCCACGGCCGGCCGCGCCAGGATCATGCGGGCGAAGTTGTTCTTCATCAGTTCGGCGACCGCCATGGCCATGGCCAGGTAGGTCTTTCCCGTACCCGCTGGTCCAATTCCGAAGACGATATCGTAGTTGCGGATGGCCTCGATGTACTCCTTCTGGGCGATGCTCTTGGGGGTGATGGTGCGCTTGTGCGCCGAAATGTAGATGGTGTCGAGAAAGATCTCGCGCAAGTTGGCCGTGCGGTCGGCACTCAGAATGCGGATGGCGTAATCGACGTCGCTGATGTAGACGGGGTACCCCTTCTCAACCACCGCATAGAGCTGGGTGAGGACACGGCCAGCCAGCTCGCGCTCGACCGGATCGCCGCTGATCAGCAGCGTGGTGCCGTTGACGGCGACGCGCACGCCGAGCCCGCGTTCGATAACCTTCAGGTGTTCATCGTGGTGGCCGAGCAGGTTCTCAAACAGGTGGTGATTCTCGAACGACAGTTCGAGGACCTGGTCTTCCGCGGCCGCGATCGTAGACTGTTGCTCAGGACACAATTTGGTA containing:
- a CDS encoding PhoH family protein — protein: MCPEQQSTIAAAEDQVLELSFENHHLFENLLGHHDEHLKVIERGLGVRVAVNGTTLLISGDPVERELAGRVLTQLYAVVEKGYPVYISDVDYAIRILSADRTANLREIFLDTIYISAHKRTITPKSIAQKEYIEAIRNYDIVFGIGPAGTGKTYLAMAMAVAELMKNNFARMILARPAVEAGEKLGFLPGDLAEKVNPYLRPLYDALHDMVDFERAQKMLERGNIEVAPLAFMRGRTLNDSFVILDEAQNTTGEQMKMFLTRLGYGSKAVITGDVTQIDLPAGRASGLKEARVILAGIDGIRFCTFTERDVVRHRLVQDIITAYDRFETRRDSSASPSGKGSA